From the Chelonoidis abingdonii isolate Lonesome George chromosome 12, CheloAbing_2.0, whole genome shotgun sequence genome, one window contains:
- the LOC116822851 gene encoding antigen-presenting glycoprotein CD1d-like isoform X2, translating into MLLPLLLLPWAWGALAASVTLRVLHIDVFHNASFTDMWGVAFVGDLETNSLDCSTCKIRFLQPWVEQSLSPKEWQDLELLIHRSLFGFNRTVNSIAQQQGMGYPFVTQGSLGCELHPNGTSRGFYDGGVNGEKFISFDVEAGKWVARRENKLMIYILDLLNQDKGATIALQFLLRTCVNMLKSSVQHGNESLARQERPVAVVFARAPPPAGTPAPVLLVCRVTGFYPRPVRVDWLQDGEEVVPGWWLNSSGILPNADLTYQLRSSLAVEPGAGHSYACRVQHSSLGGQSLLIPWEQSRPWGPGLAVGITLGVLAVAAVAVVLWRSRRRGYQDVRPGESRP; encoded by the exons atgctgctccctctgctgctcctcccctGGGCATGGGGGGCCCTGGCCG CGTCTGTCACCCTCCGGGTACTCCACATCGACGTCTTCCACAATGCCAGCTTCACGGACATGTGGGGGGTGGCCTTTGTGGGCGACCTGGAGACCAACTCCCTGGACTGCAGCACCTGCAAGatccgcttcctgcagccctgggtTGAGCAGAGCCTGAGCCCGAAGGAGTGGCAGGACCTGGAGCTGCTGATCCATCGCTCCCTATTCGGTTTCAACCGGACTGTGAACAGCATAGCTCAGCAGCAGGGAATGGGCT ACCCATTTGTTACCCAGGGCTCCCTTGGCTGCGAGCTCCACCCCAACGGCACCTCGAGGGGATTCTATGATGGTGGAGTGAACGGCGAGAAATTCATCAGCTTCGACGTGGAGGCAGGCAAATGGGTCGCTCGGCGGGAGAACAAACTAATGATCTATATCCTGGACCTTCTCAACCAGGATAAGGGCGCAACCATCGCGCTTCAGTTTCTCCTGAGAACGTGTGTCAATATGCTCAAGAGCTCTGTCCAGCATGGGAATGAGTCTCTGGCGAGGCAAG AGCGGCCGGTCGCCGTGGTGTTTGCCCGAGCGCCTCCCCCAGCCGGGACCCCCGCGCCGGTACTGCTGGTTTGCCGGGTCACCGGTTTCTACCCCCGGCCCGTCCGCGTGGACTGGCTGCAGGACGGGGAGGAGGTGGTGCCAGGCTGGTGGCTGAACTCCAGCGGGATCCTGCCCAACGCGGACCTGACCTACCAGCTGCGCAGCTCCCTGGCTGTGGAGCCGGGCGCCGGGCACAGCTACGCCTGCCGagtgcagcacagcagcctgggGGGCCAGAGCCTGCTGATCCCCTGGG AGCAGAGCAGGCCCTGGGGCCCCGGCCTGGCCGTGGGGATCACGCTGGGGGTTCTGGCCGTAGCCGCCGTGGCCGTGGTGCTGTGGCGGAGCAGACGCAG GGGCTACCAGGATGTCAGACCAGGGGAGTCCAGGCCCTGA
- the LTA gene encoding lymphotoxin-alpha, producing MRLDGGQPPTGLLSGIHSREPRRPALPPSPGPLLGHGNESSLSFPTVAPWPALGQRADRTHAPAAHLVGHPGPSGMRLRWRSDVDASFTRGGFRLANDSLVVPASGMYFVYFQASFLGAACPAGDEPLVLVHRVLLFSDTYPRDVPILSAHKTACPGGGPWYRSLHQGAAFALQKGDRLSTQTEGEAHLLAGQGTLSFGAFAL from the exons ATGAGGCTGGATGGGG GCCAACCCCCAACTGGACTCTTGTCTGGAATCCATTCcagggaacccaggcgtccggctctgcccccctcccccgggcctCTCCTCGGCCATGGCAATGAATCGTCTCTGTCTTTCCCAACAGTCGCCCCCTGGCCCGCCCTGGGGCAGCGCGCTGACCGGACCCACGCGCCCGCAGCCCATCTCGTAG ggcaCCCCGGCCCCTCCGGCATGCGGCTCCGCTGGCGAAGCGACGTCGACGCCTCCTTCACCCGGGGCGGCTTCCGCCTGGCCAACGACTCGCTGGTGGTGCCGGCCTCCGGCATGTACTTCGTCTACTTCCAGGCGTCCTTCCTGGGGGCCGCCTGCCCCGCGGGGGACGAGCCCCTGGTCCTGGTGCACCGCGTGCTGCTCTTCTCCGACACCTACCCCCGAGACGTCCCCATCCTGAGCGCCCACAAAACGGCCTGCCCCGGCGGGGGGCCCTGGTACCGCTCCCTCCACCAGGGGGCAGCCTTTGCCCTGCAGAAGGGGGACCGGCTGTCCACGCAGACGGAGGGGGAGGCGcatctgctggcgggccagggCACTCTGTCATTCGGGGCGTTCGCCCTGTGA
- the TNF gene encoding tumor necrosis factor codes for MSTESLVCDIEKGGVIVVRESRPANGRWKCLSICSFLLLVGATAVFALLHFRNGGPLVSQDPKEPRSPGHTQQLTGPMTMKLQAQSLKKPAAHVVASSDSKELIWTDKVAHTMMQNGMTLVNNKLVVPSDGLYFIYSQVVFKGDKCPEESIPLRHTIFRYSVEYPENVPLLMAIKSFCEGSKAAENKEGVWFESIYQGAVFQLMKGDEISSEIDSAQYLDLDSNGQVYFGVIALELGAPQ; via the exons ATGAGCACCGAAAGTCTGGTCTGCGACATCGAGAAGGGGGGCGTTATCGTGGTGCGGGAGTCACGACCCGCCAACGGCCGCTGGAAATGCCTCAGCATCTGCtcctttctgctgctggtgggcgCCACGGCCGTCTTCGCCCTGCTGCATTTCAGAAACGGGGGGCCCTTGGTCAGCCAG gatcccaaagaacccaggagtccgggccaCACACAACAACTTA CAGGTCCTATGACGATGAAGTTGCAAGCCCAGTCGCTGAAAAAGCCAGCTGCTCATGTCGTAG CATCCAGTGATTCCAAAGAGCTGATCTGGACTGACAAAGTGGCACACACCATGATGCAGAACGGGATGACACTGGTAAACAACAAGTTGGTGGTCCCGTCCGACGGCCTCTACTTCATCTACTCCCAGGTGGTCTTCAAGGGAGACAAATGTCCAGAGGAGTCCATTCCTCTCCGGCATACCATCTTTCGCTACTCCGTCGAGTACCCAGAAAATGTTCCCTTGCTGATGGCCATCAAGTCGTTCTGCGAGGGGTCCAAGGCTGCCGAGAATAAGGAGGGGGTGTGGTTTGAGTCCATCTACCAAGGAGCTGTCTTCCAGTTGATGAAAGGCGATGAGATCTCCTCTGAAATCGACTCAGCCCAATATTTAGATCTGGACAGCAATGGGCAGGTGTATTTTGGGGTGATCGCATTGGAATTAGGAGCTCCCCAATAA
- the LOC116822851 gene encoding antigen-presenting glycoprotein CD1d-like isoform X1 has translation MLLPLLLLPWAWGALAASPPVPPASVTLRVLHIDVFHNASFTDMWGVAFVGDLETNSLDCSTCKIRFLQPWVEQSLSPKEWQDLELLIHRSLFGFNRTVNSIAQQQGMGYPFVTQGSLGCELHPNGTSRGFYDGGVNGEKFISFDVEAGKWVARRENKLMIYILDLLNQDKGATIALQFLLRTCVNMLKSSVQHGNESLARQERPVAVVFARAPPPAGTPAPVLLVCRVTGFYPRPVRVDWLQDGEEVVPGWWLNSSGILPNADLTYQLRSSLAVEPGAGHSYACRVQHSSLGGQSLLIPWEQSRPWGPGLAVGITLGVLAVAAVAVVLWRSRRRGYQDVRPGESRP, from the exons atgctgctccctctgctgctcctcccctGGGCATGGGGGGCCCTGGCCG cttcccctcctgtCCCGCCAGCGTCTGTCACCCTCCGGGTACTCCACATCGACGTCTTCCACAATGCCAGCTTCACGGACATGTGGGGGGTGGCCTTTGTGGGCGACCTGGAGACCAACTCCCTGGACTGCAGCACCTGCAAGatccgcttcctgcagccctgggtTGAGCAGAGCCTGAGCCCGAAGGAGTGGCAGGACCTGGAGCTGCTGATCCATCGCTCCCTATTCGGTTTCAACCGGACTGTGAACAGCATAGCTCAGCAGCAGGGAATGGGCT ACCCATTTGTTACCCAGGGCTCCCTTGGCTGCGAGCTCCACCCCAACGGCACCTCGAGGGGATTCTATGATGGTGGAGTGAACGGCGAGAAATTCATCAGCTTCGACGTGGAGGCAGGCAAATGGGTCGCTCGGCGGGAGAACAAACTAATGATCTATATCCTGGACCTTCTCAACCAGGATAAGGGCGCAACCATCGCGCTTCAGTTTCTCCTGAGAACGTGTGTCAATATGCTCAAGAGCTCTGTCCAGCATGGGAATGAGTCTCTGGCGAGGCAAG AGCGGCCGGTCGCCGTGGTGTTTGCCCGAGCGCCTCCCCCAGCCGGGACCCCCGCGCCGGTACTGCTGGTTTGCCGGGTCACCGGTTTCTACCCCCGGCCCGTCCGCGTGGACTGGCTGCAGGACGGGGAGGAGGTGGTGCCAGGCTGGTGGCTGAACTCCAGCGGGATCCTGCCCAACGCGGACCTGACCTACCAGCTGCGCAGCTCCCTGGCTGTGGAGCCGGGCGCCGGGCACAGCTACGCCTGCCGagtgcagcacagcagcctgggGGGCCAGAGCCTGCTGATCCCCTGGG AGCAGAGCAGGCCCTGGGGCCCCGGCCTGGCCGTGGGGATCACGCTGGGGGTTCTGGCCGTAGCCGCCGTGGCCGTGGTGCTGTGGCGGAGCAGACGCAG GGGCTACCAGGATGTCAGACCAGGGGAGTCCAGGCCCTGA